The Nisaea sp. genome includes a region encoding these proteins:
- a CDS encoding pseudaminic acid biosynthesis-associated methylase, protein MDEKTITAQLDTWRGRFGDAYAERNSATAERVRDYTRAYAKMWECMAADPPASILECGCNVGIALRALSNITSAELHAIEPNAKARAKAIAAGVTAKGNIVEGWLQSIPFPDRHFDMAFTSGVLIHVEPDSLDRALSELGRVANKYVLMTEYYSKHLQEVEYRGQNEMLWKADYGELFMKQNPDWRPIEAGFFWDKLTGFGDSNWWVFKREE, encoded by the coding sequence GTGGACGAGAAAACAATTACGGCGCAGCTTGATACGTGGCGGGGCCGGTTCGGCGATGCCTATGCAGAACGCAATTCCGCAACAGCCGAACGTGTGCGCGACTACACTCGCGCCTACGCGAAAATGTGGGAGTGCATGGCTGCCGACCCGCCCGCTTCCATTCTTGAATGCGGCTGTAATGTCGGCATCGCCCTGCGCGCCCTGTCGAACATTACCTCCGCTGAACTCCATGCCATCGAGCCGAATGCCAAGGCCCGGGCGAAAGCAATTGCAGCTGGCGTAACGGCCAAAGGCAACATCGTCGAAGGGTGGCTGCAATCAATTCCGTTTCCAGACCGTCATTTCGACATGGCGTTTACATCTGGTGTTTTAATCCATGTAGAGCCGGATTCCCTGGACAGGGCGCTTTCTGAACTTGGACGTGTCGCAAACAAGTACGTGCTGATGACCGAGTATTATTCCAAGCATCTTCAGGAGGTCGAGTATCGCGGCCAGAACGAGATGCTCTGGAAAGCCGACTACGGTGAGCTCTTCATGAAACAGAACCCCGACTGGCGCCCCATCGAAGCCGGGTTCTTCTGGGATAAGCTGACCGGGTTTGGCGATTCAAACTGGTGGGTTTTCAAGCGCGAAGAATAA